One stretch of Bradyrhizobium canariense DNA includes these proteins:
- a CDS encoding outer membrane protein: protein MQRFAIVGAGLLSIAGFIGAASAADLAARPYTKAPPMAEAVYNWTGFYVGVNGGGGWGHTGEFSTLFGTTTSHDTSGALAGGQVGYNWQAGAWVFGVEADGDWANISGSAPCPSPIASCASNTRDLASFRGRVGWATGPVLLYATGGLGYANAHYSALSVVGALPAPGTTGVYNADRWGYAVGAGLEYGFAANWSAKIEYMHYDFDSVTSPAGTLGDPIALSLRVDTVKAGVNYRFGWGGPVVAKY, encoded by the coding sequence ATGCAGCGTTTTGCCATCGTCGGGGCGGGATTACTTTCGATTGCTGGATTTATCGGCGCAGCATCCGCGGCTGATCTGGCGGCTCGTCCATACACCAAGGCTCCGCCGATGGCCGAAGCCGTCTACAATTGGACCGGCTTCTATGTCGGCGTTAACGGCGGCGGCGGCTGGGGACACACGGGTGAATTTTCCACCCTGTTTGGGACGACCACCAGCCACGATACGTCGGGGGCACTGGCAGGCGGTCAGGTCGGCTACAACTGGCAGGCTGGAGCGTGGGTGTTCGGCGTCGAGGCCGACGGCGATTGGGCCAACATCAGCGGGTCCGCGCCTTGCCCAAGCCCGATAGCCTCTTGCGCATCCAATACGCGTGACCTGGCCTCGTTTCGCGGACGGGTCGGCTGGGCAACCGGACCGGTGCTGCTCTACGCAACGGGCGGATTAGGGTATGCCAACGCACATTACAGCGCCCTGTCGGTTGTGGGCGCGTTGCCCGCTCCGGGGACGACGGGCGTCTACAATGCCGATCGTTGGGGCTATGCGGTCGGTGCCGGCCTCGAATATGGCTTCGCTGCCAACTGGAGCGCCAAGATCGAGTACATGCACTACGACTTCGACTCCGTAACCTCGCCGGCAGGAACCCTTGGCGATCCCATTGCGCTCAGCTTGCGCGTGGATACCGTCAAAGCCGGCGTCAACTACCGCTTCGGCTGGGGCGGCCCGGTGGTCGCGAAATACTGA
- a CDS encoding cold-shock protein has protein sequence MPTGTVKWFNGQKGFGFIQPNDGGNDVFVHISAVERAGLTGLAEGQKVNFEVKADKMRGKTSAENLSLA, from the coding sequence ATGCCGACAGGCACAGTTAAGTGGTTCAATGGCCAAAAGGGCTTCGGATTCATCCAGCCTAATGACGGCGGCAATGACGTGTTCGTACATATCAGTGCGGTCGAACGGGCGGGTCTTACCGGTCTGGCCGAAGGCCAGAAGGTGAACTTCGAAGTCAAGGCCGACAAGATGCGGGGCAAGACCAGCGCAGAGAACCTCTCGCTAGCCTAA